A genomic segment from Stappia indica encodes:
- a CDS encoding TRAP transporter substrate-binding protein codes for MTRQLFSVTRRGALALGLGAGAFAMAPGFARAQSLTLRYGHNNEPASVAGAQADWFAEAVAKHSGGDVAVQVYPSSQLGKLQELAEAVSLGTIAFSHNTAGGIGSLYEPFAALDTPYLYRDVDHLMKVMDINSPVMQELNQGLIQAANVRVIYAHYFGRRNLTANKAVYKPADLAGEKIRAVPFPIYQAAIEGMGAAPVPVDWSEVPTALATGVVAGQENPVNVILNVKLYDVQSHLMLTGHMSNAEVVVMNEDAWQALSPAQKEAVAAAALEIRERATKAIQDNEAKDTQALREAGMTVIGPEDGLDVEAFRASVSKLVNERFGEKYGALYEKIRAIS; via the coding sequence ATGACCAGACAGCTGTTTTCCGTCACGCGGCGCGGCGCCCTTGCGCTCGGTCTCGGTGCGGGTGCCTTCGCCATGGCGCCGGGCTTCGCCCGCGCCCAGTCGCTCACCCTGCGCTACGGCCACAACAACGAGCCGGCCAGCGTCGCCGGTGCCCAGGCCGACTGGTTCGCGGAAGCGGTGGCCAAGCATTCGGGCGGCGACGTCGCCGTGCAGGTCTATCCCTCCTCCCAGCTCGGCAAGCTGCAGGAGCTGGCCGAGGCTGTCTCGCTCGGCACCATCGCCTTCTCGCACAACACCGCCGGCGGCATCGGCTCGCTCTACGAGCCCTTCGCGGCGCTCGACACGCCCTATCTCTATCGCGACGTCGACCACCTGATGAAGGTGATGGACATCAATTCGCCGGTGATGCAGGAGCTCAACCAGGGCCTGATCCAGGCGGCCAATGTCCGCGTGATCTACGCCCACTATTTCGGCCGCCGCAATCTCACCGCCAACAAGGCGGTCTACAAGCCGGCCGACCTTGCCGGCGAGAAGATCCGCGCCGTGCCTTTCCCGATCTACCAGGCCGCCATCGAGGGCATGGGCGCAGCTCCGGTTCCGGTCGACTGGTCGGAAGTGCCCACCGCGCTTGCCACCGGCGTCGTCGCCGGCCAGGAGAACCCGGTCAACGTCATCCTCAACGTCAAGCTCTACGACGTGCAGTCGCATCTGATGCTGACCGGCCACATGTCCAATGCCGAGGTCGTGGTGATGAACGAGGACGCCTGGCAGGCCCTGTCGCCGGCCCAGAAGGAGGCGGTTGCCGCCGCTGCGCTGGAGATCCGCGAGCGCGCCACCAAGGCGATCCAGGACAACGAGGCCAAGGATACTCAGGCGCTGCGCGAGGCCGGCATGACGGTGATCGGGCCGGAAGACGGGCTCGACGTGGAGGCCTTCCGCGCCTCGGTCAGCAAGCTCGTCAACGAGCGCTTCGGCGAAAAATACGGCGCCCTCTATGAGAAGATCCGCGCGATCTCCTGA
- a CDS encoding sensor histidine kinase: MPWSKLPPNSTRLDRRLFAHIAAALIPLAALAFLLSYSDLERRSQEEHRRFLDYARLIGQSSAKAIARAEGYASALTSQDPQVLGDCRRVFSAMREDLIEATELAIFRGEVPVCSLGLGEDGQVVQRPLGTPGDAVSGPSAKTITISRTNEASGTRIDIGLRPQTLLIAPITATAATNIGFALVDKNSAVLASHVYEENDIGNFLQIVGETRADGADFSESDRGWFVGSSVLPGTEYRVVTASRSSEHRLELWLTVMRALLPPLILLAVVFVVLRYGIQRFLLRYLSHIYSTFRQYGTGNTRARVGQLAGAAPEIDLLGVTFDMMADRIERRTHDTEAALAEQRRLSRELHHRIKNTLQMIISLVSMQRRDATGPREKAALRVTLERILAISAAYRVSYASTEGTNVALTALVHEVVEALRGPATLPQGRVRIQTNAGANAAEIDLDRAIPLAFILAELLPPRFDCLLPGEVLTIELAGADRIAMVISGASQINDTLDGNETGTPASLRSRLVHAYLHQLDATCGMEDATARLEIPLHPVPGPQASASMH, translated from the coding sequence GTGCCATGGAGTAAACTGCCGCCCAACAGCACCCGGCTTGATCGACGGCTGTTCGCGCATATTGCGGCAGCCCTCATCCCCCTCGCCGCTCTCGCCTTCCTGCTGTCCTATTCCGATCTCGAGCGACGGTCCCAGGAGGAGCACAGGCGCTTCCTGGACTATGCCCGCCTGATCGGACAGTCGAGCGCCAAGGCGATTGCGCGTGCCGAAGGCTATGCCAGCGCGCTGACCTCCCAGGACCCCCAGGTCCTGGGAGATTGCCGTCGTGTCTTCTCCGCCATGCGCGAGGACCTGATCGAGGCGACCGAACTTGCCATCTTCCGCGGCGAGGTGCCCGTGTGCAGCCTCGGCCTCGGCGAGGACGGTCAGGTGGTGCAGCGCCCGCTGGGAACGCCGGGCGACGCCGTTTCCGGCCCCTCCGCCAAGACCATCACGATCTCCAGGACCAACGAGGCCAGCGGCACCCGCATCGATATCGGCCTGCGGCCGCAGACGCTGCTGATCGCCCCGATCACCGCGACGGCGGCGACCAATATCGGCTTTGCCCTCGTCGACAAGAACAGTGCGGTGCTCGCCTCCCATGTCTACGAGGAGAACGACATCGGCAACTTCCTGCAGATCGTCGGCGAAACGCGCGCCGACGGGGCGGACTTTTCCGAAAGCGACCGCGGCTGGTTCGTTGGCTCCAGCGTGCTGCCCGGCACCGAATACCGGGTCGTGACCGCCAGCCGGTCGTCGGAACACCGGCTGGAACTGTGGCTGACCGTAATGCGCGCGCTGTTGCCGCCGCTCATCCTGCTGGCGGTCGTCTTCGTGGTGCTGCGCTACGGCATCCAGCGGTTCCTGCTGCGCTATCTCAGCCACATCTATTCGACCTTCCGCCAGTACGGCACGGGAAACACACGCGCGCGCGTCGGGCAACTGGCGGGCGCCGCGCCGGAGATCGACCTGCTCGGCGTGACCTTCGACATGATGGCCGACCGGATCGAACGGCGCACCCACGACACCGAGGCCGCCCTCGCCGAACAGCGCCGGCTGAGCCGGGAACTGCATCACCGCATCAAGAACACGCTGCAGATGATCATCAGCCTGGTCAGCATGCAGCGCCGCGACGCGACGGGCCCGCGCGAGAAGGCGGCCCTTCGGGTGACGCTGGAGCGGATCCTGGCGATCTCGGCCGCCTACCGGGTGTCCTACGCCTCGACCGAGGGCACCAATGTGGCGCTGACGGCGCTGGTGCACGAGGTGGTGGAGGCCTTGCGGGGACCGGCAACGCTGCCGCAGGGCCGTGTCCGCATCCAGACCAATGCCGGCGCCAATGCCGCGGAGATCGACCTCGACCGCGCGATCCCGCTCGCCTTCATCCTGGCCGAGCTGCTGCCGCCGCGGTTCGACTGCCTGCTGCCGGGAGAGGTCCTCACCATCGAACTGGCCGGGGCCGACAGGATCGCCATGGTGATTTCCGGCGCCAGCCAGATCAACGACACGCTGGACGGCAACGAGACGGGCACGCCGGCCTCGCTGCGCTCGCGCCTGGTCCATGCCTATCTCCACCAGCTCGACGCGACCTGCGGCATGGAGGATGCAACGGCCCGGCTGGAGATCCCGCTGCACCCGGTTCCCGGACCGCAGGCCTCCGCCTCGATGCACTGA
- a CDS encoding PLD nuclease N-terminal domain-containing protein produces the protein MGIEVGGLLGLIILVLDVYAIIKIVGSGASTLAKVIWVVLILALPVLGFLIWLVAGPSRPATV, from the coding sequence ATGGGTATCGAGGTGGGGGGCCTGCTCGGCCTCATCATTCTGGTTCTGGACGTCTACGCAATCATCAAGATCGTCGGCTCGGGTGCCTCCACGCTCGCGAAGGTCATCTGGGTCGTCCTGATCCTGGCACTGCCCGTCCTCGGCTTCCTCATCTGGCTTGTGGCCGGCCCGTCGCGCCCCGCAACCGTTTGA
- a CDS encoding NepR family anti-sigma factor — protein MNGTKKTGPGNAGPGKTGPAVSEAHEAASQEYITQRLRELYDTVQEEGTPGRFLDLLEQLDEAEKAASEKSASEKSGK, from the coding sequence ATGAACGGAACGAAGAAGACGGGACCGGGAAATGCGGGGCCGGGAAAAACGGGGCCCGCCGTCTCGGAGGCGCACGAGGCCGCGAGCCAGGAATATATCACGCAGCGCCTGCGGGAGCTTTACGACACCGTGCAGGAGGAGGGCACCCCGGGCCGGTTCCTCGACTTGCTGGAACAGCTCGACGAGGCGGAGAAGGCGGCGTCGGAGAAGTCAGCCTCGGAGAAGTCCGGCAAATGA
- a CDS encoding LacI family DNA-binding transcriptional regulator codes for MADLAEAAGVSLATVDRVLNRRKGVKDRTVARVLAAAVELGYMSAEERDKLGGQRPPNVAFLLPMGSNPYLRLLGDKVRGVADTQTRDASPLRCFFIESFDAGALAAALRHHARWADGIAFMAIDHPLVREAAEEVSAAGTRLVTIVSDLPHPAREAYVGLDNQAAGRTAALLLGRFCGAREGSVALVAGSRTYRAHAEREMGFLGLLEESYPDLRVVGMREGHDDRNENYNHTRSLLEQNPDLVGIYNVGGSSDGIARALAEKGMGERVVFIGHGLTADTRRLLIEGTMDAVINSDPDQVIGETLARFAQPAGGAGLRPPLKMDLIFRENIPSQYL; via the coding sequence ATGGCGGACCTGGCCGAAGCGGCCGGCGTGTCGCTGGCGACCGTCGACCGGGTGCTGAACCGCCGCAAGGGCGTCAAGGACCGCACGGTCGCCCGGGTGCTCGCGGCGGCGGTGGAGCTCGGCTACATGAGCGCGGAGGAGCGCGACAAGCTGGGCGGCCAGCGCCCGCCGAACGTCGCCTTCCTGCTGCCGATGGGCAGCAACCCCTATCTGCGCCTGCTGGGCGACAAGGTGCGCGGCGTCGCCGACACCCAGACGCGCGATGCATCGCCGCTGCGCTGCTTCTTCATCGAGAGCTTCGATGCCGGCGCGCTGGCCGCGGCCCTGCGCCACCACGCCCGCTGGGCCGACGGCATCGCCTTCATGGCCATCGACCACCCCTTGGTGCGCGAGGCGGCGGAAGAGGTGAGCGCGGCCGGCACCCGGCTCGTCACCATCGTCTCCGACCTGCCGCACCCGGCGCGCGAGGCCTATGTCGGGCTCGACAACCAGGCGGCCGGGCGCACGGCGGCCCTGCTGCTCGGCCGGTTCTGCGGCGCGCGCGAGGGCAGCGTCGCGCTGGTCGCCGGCAGCCGCACCTACCGCGCCCACGCGGAGCGCGAGATGGGGTTCCTCGGCCTGCTGGAGGAGAGCTACCCGGACCTCAGGGTCGTCGGCATGCGCGAGGGCCACGACGACCGCAACGAGAACTACAACCACACCCGCTCGCTGCTGGAGCAGAACCCGGACCTCGTCGGCATCTACAATGTCGGCGGCTCGTCCGACGGCATCGCCCGGGCGCTCGCCGAAAAGGGGATGGGCGAGCGGGTCGTGTTCATCGGCCACGGCCTGACCGCCGACACCCGCCGCCTGCTGATCGAGGGCACGATGGACGCGGTGATCAACTCCGACCCGGACCAGGTGATCGGCGAGACGCTGGCCCGTTTCGCGCAGCCGGCAGGCGGCGCCGGCCTGCGCCCGCCGCTGAAGATGGACCTGATCTTCCGCGAGAACATCCCCTCGCAATATCTTTAA
- a CDS encoding CHASE domain-containing protein has product MIRLLPPSILIVVALAGAGMTMVVYRAENAADRIRFETIAQAAADRVVNRAHQHIALLVSTHAFFVAHEGEVAREAFARFTASLGLTEDYEGIRGIGYARLIRTGEEAGAERDIAEAYGIDRAVWPDTAMDRRTPIVMLEPPDEMNRAALGFDMFSEARRREAMLAALESGAPRASAPVELAQEITQEIEEDKQAGFLVYIPFRAAADGPVAGFVYSPFRAGDLHAAALGGPDRLPLTFQTADTTGEEPVPLFRSQGFGESEPFKNLKTQRVMDIAGRQWTFSAHATPDFRGRDQHLYSMVTGAISLLLALALAMSTRFQIKSVQAARALQAASQKAVQEKDLMLQEMKHRIKNSISRVLAIARQTAANSESIDEFSQSFSARLHAMANAQDMLTRSHWRRADLRELLTTELNQVLGADFGEERVEGPKVLLDERTTQALGLTFHELATNALKYSGIASGEGDLRISWTLAGKRRHRELQLDWVETSSAPVEPSGSAGFGTRLIDANIRGELGGRLEREHRPDGVRVHMAIPLKDL; this is encoded by the coding sequence GTGATCCGGCTTCTGCCTCCGAGCATTCTGATCGTCGTCGCCCTGGCCGGCGCCGGGATGACGATGGTCGTGTACCGGGCGGAAAACGCCGCCGACCGGATCCGTTTCGAAACCATCGCGCAGGCGGCGGCCGACCGCGTCGTCAACCGCGCCCATCAGCACATCGCCCTGCTTGTTTCCACCCACGCCTTCTTCGTCGCCCACGAAGGCGAAGTGGCGCGCGAGGCCTTCGCGCGCTTCACCGCTTCGCTTGGCCTGACGGAGGACTACGAGGGCATCCGCGGCATCGGCTATGCGAGGCTGATCCGCACCGGCGAGGAGGCCGGGGCCGAGCGCGACATCGCCGAAGCCTACGGGATCGACCGGGCGGTCTGGCCGGACACCGCGATGGACCGGCGCACGCCGATCGTCATGCTGGAGCCGCCGGACGAGATGAACCGCGCCGCCCTCGGCTTCGACATGTTCAGCGAGGCGCGCCGGCGCGAGGCGATGCTGGCGGCGCTGGAAAGCGGCGCGCCGCGCGCCAGCGCGCCCGTCGAGCTTGCCCAGGAGATCACCCAGGAGATCGAGGAGGACAAGCAGGCCGGCTTCCTCGTCTACATCCCCTTCCGCGCGGCAGCGGACGGCCCGGTCGCCGGTTTCGTCTACTCCCCCTTCCGCGCCGGCGACCTGCATGCCGCCGCGCTCGGCGGTCCGGACCGCCTGCCGCTGACCTTCCAGACCGCCGACACGACCGGCGAGGAGCCTGTTCCCCTCTTCCGCTCGCAAGGCTTCGGCGAGAGCGAGCCCTTCAAGAACCTGAAGACCCAGCGCGTGATGGACATCGCCGGGCGCCAATGGACGTTCAGCGCCCATGCGACGCCGGACTTCCGCGGCCGGGACCAGCATCTCTATTCCATGGTGACGGGCGCGATCTCGCTGCTGCTGGCGCTGGCGCTGGCCATGTCGACGCGGTTCCAGATCAAGTCCGTGCAGGCGGCCCGCGCCCTGCAGGCCGCCTCGCAAAAGGCCGTGCAGGAAAAGGACCTGATGCTTCAGGAGATGAAGCACCGGATCAAGAACTCCATCTCCCGGGTGCTGGCCATCGCCCGCCAGACGGCTGCGAATTCCGAGAGCATCGACGAGTTCTCCCAGTCCTTCTCCGCCCGGTTGCACGCGATGGCGAATGCCCAGGACATGCTGACCCGCTCGCATTGGCGCCGGGCGGACCTGCGCGAGCTGCTGACGACCGAGCTGAACCAGGTGCTGGGCGCCGATTTCGGCGAGGAGCGGGTCGAGGGGCCCAAGGTCCTGCTCGACGAGCGCACCACCCAGGCGCTCGGCCTCACCTTCCACGAACTCGCCACCAACGCGCTGAAATACAGCGGCATCGCCAGCGGCGAAGGCGACTTGCGGATTTCCTGGACCCTCGCCGGCAAGCGCAGGCACCGGGAGCTGCAACTCGACTGGGTGGAGACCTCCTCCGCGCCGGTCGAGCCTTCGGGCAGCGCCGGCTTCGGCACGCGGCTGATCGACGCCAATATCCGCGGCGAACTGGGCGGCCGGCTGGAGCGCGAACATCGCCCCGACGGGGTGCGCGTGCACATGGCGATCCCGCTGAAGGATCTCTGA
- a CDS encoding sigma-70 family RNA polymerase sigma factor produces MTAVTALSSADFKREMLAQLPALRAFAVSLCGRADLADDLVQDAILNAWKARASFNAGTNMRAWLFRILRNCFYSLLRKSSREVQDEDEKLAGQLSVAPSQHASIAMNEFRHALDALPSDQREAIVLVGASGFSYEEAAEICGCATGTLKSRVHRARARLRELMALPEDEADEAAGSSV; encoded by the coding sequence ATGACAGCGGTGACTGCGCTTTCCTCGGCCGATTTCAAGCGCGAGATGCTGGCGCAGCTTCCGGCCTTGCGGGCCTTCGCCGTATCGCTGTGCGGGCGCGCCGATCTGGCCGACGACCTTGTCCAGGACGCGATTCTCAACGCCTGGAAAGCTAGGGCGAGCTTCAATGCCGGCACCAACATGCGCGCCTGGCTGTTTCGCATCCTGCGCAACTGCTTCTACAGCCTCCTGCGCAAATCCTCCCGCGAGGTCCAGGACGAGGACGAAAAGCTCGCCGGGCAGCTGTCCGTGGCGCCCAGCCAGCACGCGTCCATCGCCATGAACGAATTCCGCCACGCGCTCGATGCCCTGCCGAGCGACCAGCGCGAGGCGATCGTGCTCGTCGGGGCGTCCGGGTTTTCCTACGAGGAGGCGGCCGAGATCTGCGGCTGCGCTACCGGAACGCTGAAAAGCCGCGTGCACCGGGCGCGGGCGCGGCTGCGCGAGCTCATGGCGCTTCCCGAAGACGAGGCGGACGAGGCGGCGGGCTCCTCCGTATAG
- a CDS encoding DUF1328 domain-containing protein, which yields MFGWALTFLVVALIAAVLGFGGIAGTAMGIAKLIFVIAIILFVISLVYGLISGRRPPTV from the coding sequence ATGTTCGGTTGGGCTCTGACCTTCCTGGTTGTCGCGTTGATTGCGGCGGTGTTGGGTTTCGGCGGGATCGCCGGTACGGCCATGGGCATCGCCAAGCTCATCTTCGTCATCGCGATCATCCTCTTCGTGATTTCGCTGGTCTACGGTCTCATCAGCGGCCGGCGCCCGCCGACGGTCTGA
- a CDS encoding PRC-barrel domain-containing protein: MIRTLLTTTALAAALTTGALAQDQKLKEDTGMTPAAPEMNATQPAPAGDAAAPAAAPSATPSMDAPATTGDTAAAPATQERDILAEVGVTTAEELIGSTVYSADDSDIGEVSDVVVSSAGKIESLVIDVGGFLGIGAKPVAVELSSLEVRRDENGDPRIYTTQTQETLEAMPEFSADAVDGVRNAAPVE; the protein is encoded by the coding sequence ATGATCCGCACGCTTCTGACGACCACCGCCCTCGCCGCCGCCCTGACCACCGGTGCCCTGGCGCAGGACCAGAAACTCAAGGAAGACACCGGCATGACCCCGGCGGCTCCCGAGATGAACGCGACGCAGCCGGCTCCGGCGGGTGACGCCGCCGCGCCTGCCGCTGCCCCGAGCGCGACCCCGAGCATGGACGCTCCGGCGACCACCGGCGACACGGCCGCCGCTCCCGCAACCCAGGAGCGCGACATCCTGGCCGAGGTCGGTGTGACCACCGCCGAGGAGCTGATCGGCAGCACCGTCTACAGCGCCGACGACAGCGACATCGGCGAGGTTTCCGATGTGGTCGTGTCGAGCGCCGGCAAGATCGAGTCCCTGGTGATCGACGTCGGCGGCTTCCTGGGCATCGGTGCCAAGCCGGTTGCCGTGGAGCTCTCCTCGCTGGAGGTCCGTCGCGACGAGAATGGCGATCCGCGCATCTACACCACGCAGACCCAGGAGACCCTGGAAGCGATGCCGGAGTTCTCGGCCGACGCCGTTGACGGTGTCCGCAACGCCGCGCCGGTCGAGTAA
- a CDS encoding DUF883 family protein, producing MPTTADTKSAAATAKAARADDEAASIQENIERLRGDISSLAKSISRYGTEKTGEYSERASKAGKDIADVSQQTLDSLHEELNRLEHSLTSHIRRKPLQSLGIAAGIGFLIAMLARR from the coding sequence ATGCCGACCACCGCCGACACCAAGTCTGCTGCCGCCACCGCCAAGGCCGCCCGCGCCGACGACGAAGCCGCGTCGATCCAGGAGAACATCGAGCGCCTGCGCGGCGACATCTCCTCCCTCGCCAAGTCGATCTCGCGCTACGGCACCGAGAAGACCGGCGAATATTCCGAGCGCGCCAGCAAGGCCGGCAAGGACATTGCCGACGTCTCGCAGCAGACGCTCGACAGCCTGCACGAGGAGCTCAACCGCCTCGAGCACTCGCTGACCTCCCATATCCGCCGCAAGCCGCTGCAGTCGCTCGGCATCGCCGCCGGCATCGGCTTCCTGATCGCCATGCTGGCGCGGCGTTGA
- a CDS encoding CsbD family protein — protein MNWNQIEGNWEQFKGKVQERWGDLTGDDMDVIAGNRKQLVGKLQERYGIAEEKAEREVDDWLSRP, from the coding sequence ATGAACTGGAACCAGATCGAAGGCAACTGGGAACAATTCAAGGGCAAGGTCCAGGAGCGCTGGGGAGACCTCACCGGCGACGACATGGACGTGATTGCCGGCAACCGGAAGCAGCTGGTGGGCAAGCTCCAGGAGCGCTACGGCATCGCGGAAGAGAAAGCCGAGCGCGAGGTCGACGACTGGCTGAGCCGTCCGTAA
- a CDS encoding sigma-70 family RNA polymerase sigma factor has product MSEHSVELKDEMVACIPSLRAFAASLVGMGDRADDLVQEALMKAWSNLGRFEPGTNMKAWLFTILRNTLYSTHRKRKREVQDVDGRYSATLASHPNQMGHLDLDDFCRALDQLPDDQREALILIGASGFSYEEAAEICGCAIGTVKSRVNRARARLADIMGTESTSEFGPDRAVEAVLALSPGSTVKISAME; this is encoded by the coding sequence ATGAGCGAGCACAGCGTCGAGCTGAAAGACGAGATGGTGGCCTGCATTCCCAGCCTGCGCGCCTTCGCGGCGTCGCTGGTCGGGATGGGCGACCGCGCCGACGACCTGGTCCAGGAAGCCTTGATGAAGGCGTGGTCCAATCTCGGCCGCTTCGAGCCCGGCACCAACATGAAGGCCTGGCTGTTCACGATCCTGCGCAACACGCTCTACTCGACGCACCGCAAGCGCAAGCGCGAGGTGCAGGACGTGGACGGCCGCTATTCGGCAACGCTCGCCTCCCATCCCAATCAGATGGGGCATCTCGACCTCGACGACTTCTGCCGGGCTCTCGACCAGCTTCCCGACGACCAGCGCGAGGCCTTGATCCTCATCGGGGCCTCCGGCTTTTCCTATGAGGAGGCCGCCGAGATTTGCGGCTGTGCCATCGGCACGGTAAAAAGTCGCGTCAACCGCGCCCGCGCCCGGCTGGCCGACATCATGGGAACAGAGTCGACGAGCGAGTTCGGACCGGATCGAGCCGTGGAAGCTGTCCTCGCCCTTTCTCCCGGTTCGACGGTGAAGATCAGTGCCATGGAGTAA
- a CDS encoding AI-2E family transporter — protein sequence MLSGQSGDRTGGPPGETLGTLHDLHSQLSGETTLSATDWETVLANAARLAVIVLGLLALLLAIDHAQMILAPIFLAVVIGLMFGPLSDRIEQFGIPSWISALGVVAAFLTLIAMTGTAFAVPLSDWMDKLPEIWAKLQSQLTSWQGVIASFGGMQEELRSALGQTTGMKVEVDDTSAVESVAYFAPALTAQIVLFLASMYFFIATRKQFREAVLAFCPTSALRASARRIFEDVEARVSRYLLSITAVNIILGLAVSLALWVLGVPSPMLWGLLAGVLNYVIYIGPAVMALLLTGVGLATSETTFGILAPPLVYLFLNLMEAQFLTPAVLGRTMTLNPFVVLLSIALWIWLWGPVGGFIAVPCLLILDTVLTNILPLNEVTQDENAPVGLPVPRPASGASSQAPSAPSGSA from the coding sequence ATGTTGTCGGGACAGTCGGGCGACCGGACGGGCGGGCCGCCGGGCGAAACCCTCGGCACCTTGCACGACCTGCATTCGCAACTTTCGGGGGAGACGACCTTGTCGGCAACGGATTGGGAAACGGTGCTGGCCAATGCGGCGCGCCTTGCGGTGATCGTCCTCGGCCTTCTGGCCCTGCTGCTGGCCATCGACCACGCCCAGATGATCCTCGCGCCGATCTTCCTCGCCGTGGTCATCGGGCTGATGTTCGGCCCGCTGTCGGACAGGATCGAGCAATTCGGCATTCCCAGCTGGATCTCGGCGCTCGGTGTCGTCGCCGCCTTCCTCACCCTCATCGCCATGACCGGGACCGCCTTCGCGGTGCCGCTGTCGGACTGGATGGACAAGCTGCCGGAGATCTGGGCGAAGCTGCAATCGCAGCTGACCAGCTGGCAGGGCGTCATCGCCTCCTTCGGCGGCATGCAGGAGGAACTGCGCTCCGCGCTCGGCCAGACGACGGGCATGAAGGTGGAGGTGGACGACACCTCGGCGGTGGAAAGCGTCGCCTATTTCGCCCCGGCGCTGACGGCGCAGATCGTTCTGTTTCTCGCCAGCATGTATTTCTTCATCGCCACCCGGAAGCAGTTCCGCGAGGCGGTGCTCGCCTTCTGCCCGACCTCGGCCCTGCGCGCCAGCGCCAGGCGCATCTTCGAGGATGTCGAGGCCAGGGTGTCGCGCTACCTGCTGTCGATCACGGCGGTGAACATCATCCTCGGCCTTGCCGTGTCGCTGGCCCTGTGGGTGCTGGGTGTGCCCTCGCCCATGCTGTGGGGCCTGCTCGCCGGGGTGCTGAACTACGTGATCTATATCGGCCCGGCGGTGATGGCCCTGCTGCTGACCGGCGTCGGCCTTGCCACCTCCGAGACGACCTTCGGCATCCTGGCGCCGCCCCTCGTCTACCTGTTCCTCAACCTGATGGAAGCGCAGTTCCTGACCCCGGCGGTGCTGGGGCGCACGATGACGCTGAACCCGTTCGTCGTGCTGCTGTCCATCGCCCTGTGGATCTGGCTGTGGGGGCCGGTCGGCGGCTTCATCGCCGTGCCCTGCCTGCTGATCCTCGACACGGTGCTGACCAACATCCTGCCGCTGAACGAGGTGACGCAGGACGAGAACGCGCCCGTCGGATTGCCCGTGCCGCGACCTGCCTCCGGCGCTTCGTCTCAGGCGCCGTCGGCGCCCTCGGGCAGCGCGTAG
- a CDS encoding NepR family anti-sigma factor, which yields MEPSPTPRVYGAELKKDLLPMLNYSEKSLKKAPPNASDGDVHSRISNQLQTYYNEVLTQPLPQRFEDLLRKLDENGGSEGETR from the coding sequence ATGGAACCAAGTCCGACACCGCGCGTTTACGGTGCGGAGCTGAAGAAGGATTTGCTGCCTATGCTAAATTACAGCGAGAAGTCCCTGAAAAAAGCGCCGCCAAACGCATCGGATGGCGATGTCCACTCTCGCATCAGCAACCAGCTGCAAACCTACTACAACGAGGTGCTGACCCAGCCCCTGCCCCAAAGGTTCGAGGACCTGCTGAGGAAACTGGACGAAAACGGCGGTTCCGAGGGGGAGACCCGGTAA
- a CDS encoding response regulator, whose amino-acid sequence MPLSNRIAPHLPYLRRYARAVTGSQQSGDAYVATTLETLIADVSSFPETGNDRVSLYKVFAAVFGSVQMDIPPLDSPFAWERRATANLSMLPSPERQAFLLTSVEGFAPEETAQILDVPVDEVEVLLSDAARNISQQIATDILIIEDEPLIAMDIEHIVTELGHRVCGVARTHKEAVELFTRKKPRMILADIQLADGSSGIDAVNDILKSEPMPAIFITAFPERLLTGERPEPAFLITKPFNPDMVRALISQALFFDQTVEAAA is encoded by the coding sequence ATGCCACTTTCGAACCGCATTGCGCCCCACCTTCCCTACTTGCGTCGATACGCAAGAGCGGTGACGGGGTCGCAGCAGTCGGGCGATGCCTATGTCGCCACCACACTGGAGACGCTGATTGCGGACGTCTCCTCGTTTCCCGAGACCGGCAACGACCGCGTCTCGCTGTACAAGGTCTTCGCGGCCGTGTTCGGATCCGTCCAGATGGACATTCCGCCCCTCGATTCGCCCTTCGCCTGGGAACGCCGGGCAACGGCGAACCTGTCCATGCTCCCCTCGCCGGAGCGCCAGGCGTTTCTCCTGACATCCGTGGAAGGCTTCGCGCCGGAGGAAACCGCGCAGATCCTCGACGTACCGGTCGACGAGGTGGAGGTCCTGCTGTCGGACGCGGCCCGCAACATCTCCCAGCAGATCGCGACGGACATCCTCATCATCGAGGACGAGCCGCTGATCGCCATGGATATCGAGCATATCGTGACGGAGCTGGGCCACCGGGTCTGCGGCGTCGCCCGCACCCACAAGGAAGCCGTCGAGCTGTTCACCCGCAAGAAGCCGCGGATGATCCTCGCCGACATCCAGCTGGCCGACGGCAGCTCAGGGATCGACGCGGTGAACGACATTTTGAAGAGCGAGCCGATGCCGGCGATCTTCATCACCGCCTTCCCCGAGCGCCTGCTGACGGGCGAGCGCCCCGAGCCGGCCTTCCTGATCACCAAGCCGTTCAATCCCGACATGGTGCGGGCCCTGATCAGCCAGGCCCTGTTCTTCGACCAGACGGTCGAAGCCGCGGCCTGA